A portion of the Aquicoccus sp. G2-2 genome contains these proteins:
- a CDS encoding HD family hydrolase: MAAKKGTPPRAWQRMLSGRRLDLLDPTPMDIEIEDIAHGLAFVARWNGQTHGDWPYSVAEHSLLVETLFARLEPKAPAKWRLAALLHDAPEYVIGDMISPVKSAVGPGYGALDERLAAAIHIRFGLPATTPATIKRKIKAADRLSAWMEATQIAGFAVAEADRFFGKPDLALIEGLDIRLRPPVEARTDFTARHEALLAAMG; encoded by the coding sequence ATGGCAGCGAAAAAAGGCACTCCTCCACGCGCATGGCAGCGCATGTTATCCGGGCGCAGGCTTGATCTTCTCGATCCCACGCCAATGGATATCGAAATCGAAGACATCGCGCATGGCCTTGCGTTCGTTGCCCGCTGGAACGGCCAGACACACGGCGACTGGCCCTATTCCGTGGCCGAACATTCCTTGTTAGTAGAAACGCTTTTCGCAAGGTTAGAGCCGAAAGCGCCGGCAAAATGGCGGCTTGCGGCGCTGCTTCACGATGCGCCGGAATATGTCATCGGGGATATGATTTCCCCGGTCAAATCCGCCGTCGGTCCGGGTTACGGCGCGCTGGATGAGCGGCTGGCGGCGGCAATTCACATCCGATTCGGCCTGCCCGCCACCACCCCCGCCACGATCAAGCGCAAGATAAAGGCAGCTGACCGCCTCTCCGCCTGGATGGAGGCAACGCAGATCGCAGGCTTCGCCGTGGCAGAGGCCGACCGATTTTTTGGCAAACCCGATCTTGCTTTGATCGAAGGGCTCGACATTCGCCTGCGCCCGCCGGTCGAGGCACGCACCGATTTCACCGCTCGACACGAGGCGCTGTTGGCCGCGATGGGATAG
- a CDS encoding ActS/PrrB/RegB family redox-sensitive histidine kinase, whose product METAPHSRTDTQERGNWIRLRTFIWLRWAAIFGQISALLVAQVYFRLHLEVGLFYLVVGLSVIANLVAMFVFPENKRLSERENLLMVLFDLLQLSALLYLTGGLNNPFALLVIGPVTVSAAALSTRSTALLGATVICLVTFMAAFHMPLRTAEGQVLGISDVFVFGNWAAIVIAVVFLSVYNRWIASEVHSMSDALQATQMALAREQKLSDLSGVVAAAAHELGTPLATIKLVSAELAEELESSPELLEDVHLITQQADRCRDILRSMGRAGNEDRFMQQAPVTAVVAEAADPHTNRGKEIHFSASPHSDSNLPQPVILRRPEIVHGLRNLLQNAVDFAHSTVWVETAWTDDKINIRIQDDGPGYPVHLLRRIGDPFMRHRRGPPDRTARPAYEGMGLGLFIAKTLLERTGAELTFANGADDLENRSTEERRCGAVVVVSWPISKLDAGTGKSGIPLGPNQPLTV is encoded by the coding sequence ATGGAAACCGCCCCCCACAGCCGAACAGATACGCAAGAGCGCGGCAACTGGATTCGCCTGCGCACTTTCATTTGGCTACGTTGGGCCGCCATTTTCGGGCAAATCTCCGCCCTTCTGGTGGCGCAAGTCTATTTTCGCCTTCACCTTGAAGTGGGGCTTTTCTATCTCGTGGTTGGCCTCTCGGTCATCGCCAATCTGGTGGCGATGTTCGTATTCCCCGAAAACAAACGGCTGAGCGAACGGGAAAACCTGTTGATGGTGCTGTTCGATCTGCTTCAGCTTTCTGCCCTGCTCTATCTCACTGGCGGGCTCAACAATCCATTTGCCCTACTGGTGATCGGCCCGGTCACGGTTTCTGCTGCGGCGCTTTCCACACGCTCCACCGCCCTGCTTGGGGCAACCGTGATTTGCCTCGTCACTTTCATGGCCGCGTTTCATATGCCTTTGCGCACTGCCGAAGGGCAGGTGCTGGGGATCAGCGATGTATTCGTATTCGGCAATTGGGCGGCCATCGTGATCGCAGTTGTTTTTCTGTCGGTCTATAACCGCTGGATCGCATCAGAGGTGCATTCCATGTCGGACGCCCTGCAAGCGACTCAAATGGCGCTGGCGCGGGAACAAAAGCTCTCCGATCTAAGCGGCGTTGTCGCAGCGGCGGCGCATGAACTGGGCACCCCGCTTGCAACCATCAAGCTTGTCTCTGCCGAGTTGGCCGAGGAGCTTGAAAGCAGCCCTGAGCTTCTGGAGGATGTTCATCTCATCACTCAGCAAGCAGATCGTTGCCGCGATATCCTGCGCTCAATGGGCCGGGCAGGCAACGAAGACCGTTTCATGCAACAAGCACCGGTAACAGCGGTGGTTGCAGAAGCCGCAGACCCGCACACAAACCGCGGCAAGGAAATTCATTTCAGTGCATCACCACATTCGGACTCAAATCTTCCACAGCCGGTCATTCTCCGGCGTCCGGAAATCGTCCACGGGCTACGCAATCTTTTGCAGAATGCGGTTGATTTCGCTCATTCGACGGTCTGGGTTGAAACCGCTTGGACTGATGACAAAATCAACATCCGCATTCAAGATGATGGCCCCGGCTATCCGGTGCATTTACTCAGGCGGATAGGTGACCCGTTCATGCGCCATCGTCGCGGGCCACCCGATCGCACCGCTCGCCCGGCTTACGAGGGCATGGGGCTTGGTCTTTTCATTGCCAAAACGCTGCTTGAGCGCACAGGCGCTGAACTGACCTTTGCAAACGGCGCGGATGATCTCGAAAACCGCTCCACCGAGGAGAGGCGCTGCGGAGCTGTTGTGGTTGTCAGTTGGCCCATATCAAAACTCGACGCCGGCACCGGAAAAAGCGGCATACCGCTTGGTCCAAATCAACCCCTCACGGTCTGA
- a CDS encoding EVE domain-containing protein: MQYWLFKSEPNAWGWDDQVKKADAGEEWDGVRNYQARNFMRQMKLGDRGFFYHSVNEKRIVGIVEICAEIHPDSTTDDPRWECVDIKAVKSVERPVTLDEIKAEPRLSYMILVKNSRLSVQPVTAEEWRIVCAMAGVTP, from the coding sequence ATGCAATACTGGCTGTTCAAATCCGAACCGAACGCCTGGGGCTGGGATGATCAGGTGAAAAAGGCCGACGCGGGCGAGGAATGGGATGGCGTGCGCAATTATCAGGCGCGCAATTTCATGCGACAGATGAAACTGGGCGACCGTGGCTTTTTCTATCACTCGGTGAACGAAAAGCGCATCGTCGGCATTGTTGAGATTTGCGCCGAGATTCACCCCGACAGCACCACCGATGATCCGCGCTGGGAATGCGTTGATATCAAGGCGGTGAAATCGGTTGAACGCCCCGTGACTCTCGATGAGATAAAAGCAGAGCCACGCTTATCATACATGATTCTGGTAAAAAACTCCCGCCTTTCGGTGCAACCGGTCACAGCCGAAGAATGGCGCATCGTTTGTGCTATGGCGGGCGTGACGCCCTGA
- the ahcY gene encoding adenosylhomocysteinase, translating to MADDFIVKDIALADFGRKELDIAETEMPGLMALREEYGQSQPLKGARIAGSLHMTIQTAVLIETLKALGADVRWASCNIFSTQDHAAAAIAAGGTPVFAIKGESLEEYWDYCDRIFLFEDGGANLILDDGGDATMYVLIGARVEEGETDLIETPQSDEEVAFFAQVKKRMAQSPGWFVKQRALLKGVSEETTTGVHRLYHLMEEGHLPFPAINVNDSVTKSKFDNKYGCKESLVDGIRRATDVMMAGKVAVVCGYGDVGKGSSASLHGAGARVKVTEVDPICALQAAMDGFEVVRLEDVVADADIFITTTGNKDVIRIEHMREMKDMAIVGNIGHFDNEIQVAALKNHKWTNIKDQVDMIEMPSGHRIILLSEGRLLNLGNATGHPSFVMSASFTNQVLAQIELFTKGDDYGNQVYILPKHLDEKVARLHLDKIGVRLSQLSPEQAAYLGVKPEGPFKPEHYRY from the coding sequence ATGGCCGACGATTTTATCGTGAAAGACATTGCGCTTGCCGATTTTGGGCGCAAGGAACTCGACATTGCCGAAACCGAAATGCCGGGGCTGATGGCCCTGCGCGAGGAATACGGGCAGAGCCAGCCTTTGAAGGGCGCGCGGATTGCCGGCAGCCTTCACATGACCATCCAGACCGCCGTATTGATCGAAACGCTCAAGGCGCTGGGGGCGGATGTGCGCTGGGCATCGTGCAACATCTTTTCGACCCAAGATCACGCGGCGGCGGCAATTGCGGCGGGCGGCACCCCGGTTTTCGCCATAAAGGGTGAGTCGCTTGAGGAATACTGGGATTACTGCGACCGGATTTTCCTGTTCGAGGACGGCGGCGCGAACCTGATCCTTGACGATGGTGGCGACGCGACGATGTATGTGTTGATCGGTGCGCGCGTTGAAGAAGGCGAGACGGACCTGATCGAAACCCCGCAGAGCGACGAGGAAGTGGCGTTCTTCGCGCAGGTGAAAAAGCGGATGGCGCAAAGCCCCGGCTGGTTCGTGAAACAGCGCGCGTTGTTGAAAGGCGTGTCCGAAGAGACCACGACCGGCGTTCACCGGCTTTACCATCTGATGGAAGAGGGGCATTTGCCGTTCCCGGCGATCAATGTGAACGATTCCGTCACCAAATCGAAATTCGACAACAAATATGGCTGCAAAGAATCGCTGGTCGATGGGATTCGCCGGGCGACCGACGTGATGATGGCGGGCAAGGTCGCCGTTGTGTGCGGCTATGGCGATGTTGGCAAAGGATCTTCGGCCAGCCTGCATGGTGCGGGTGCGCGGGTGAAGGTGACGGAAGTTGACCCGATCTGTGCACTTCAGGCGGCGATGGACGGGTTCGAGGTTGTTCGGCTGGAAGACGTGGTGGCGGATGCGGATATTTTCATCACCACCACCGGCAACAAGGACGTGATCCGGATCGAGCATATGCGCGAGATGAAGGATATGGCGATCGTCGGCAATATCGGCCATTTCGACAACGAAATTCAGGTGGCCGCGCTGAAGAATCACAAATGGACCAACATCAAGGATCAGGTGGACATGATCGAGATGCCTTCGGGGCATCGGATCATCCTGCTTTCTGAAGGGCGGCTATTGAACCTTGGTAACGCGACCGGGCACCCCAGCTTTGTGATGAGCGCGTCGTTCACCAATCAGGTGCTGGCGCAGATCGAGCTTTTCACCAAGGGCGATGACTACGGCAATCAGGTTTATATCTTGCCCAAGCATCTGGATGAGAAGGTGGCGCGGTTGCATCTGGACAAGATTGGTGTGCGGCTGAGCCAGCTTTCGCCAGAGCAGGCCGCATACCTTGGGGTGAAGCCAGAAGGGCCGTTCAAACCCGAGCATTACAGGTATTGA
- a CDS encoding DUF2853 family protein: MGKRDELIAKYADDLRSKCGMTPDMDLLTKVTIGCGPAIYNADASTVAASQDSELETVKDNFLVKKLGLADSPALMGAIKSALETYGMSERNKYRAVVYYMLVKHFGKESVYS; the protein is encoded by the coding sequence ATGGGTAAGCGCGACGAGTTGATCGCAAAATACGCGGACGATCTGCGGAGCAAATGTGGCATGACGCCGGATATGGACCTTTTGACCAAGGTGACGATCGGCTGCGGCCCGGCGATCTACAACGCTGACGCGTCAACGGTTGCGGCCTCGCAGGACAGTGAGCTTGAGACGGTGAAGGATAATTTCCTCGTCAAGAAGCTGGGGCTTGCTGACAGTCCGGCGTTGATGGGCGCGATCAAATCGGCGCTTGAAACCTACGGTATGAGCGAGCGTAACAAGTACCGCGCCGTGGTTTACTACATGCTGGTCAAGCATTTCGGCAAGGAATCGGTTTATAGCTGA
- a CDS encoding SCO family protein, with translation MAKYYAWAAVAAAVLVIVGTIFVTSGKDDDKYAHCQKTAVAGGLGAIGGPFTMVDENGKTVTDKDVIDMPTLLYFGYTYCPDVCPLDSARNAEAVEILEKSNEMVKPVFVSVDPERDTPALLRDYTDNLSPRFLGLTGSSEQVKAISKAYHTYYSRREAEDGDPDSYLFDHSTSSYLVFPGEGTVAIFSRNVEPQAMADEIGCYLEAR, from the coding sequence GTGGCAAAGTATTACGCATGGGCAGCGGTTGCTGCTGCGGTTCTGGTCATCGTTGGCACCATTTTTGTCACTTCTGGTAAAGATGATGACAAATATGCGCACTGCCAGAAAACTGCGGTTGCCGGGGGGCTGGGCGCGATTGGCGGGCCGTTTACCATGGTCGATGAGAACGGCAAGACGGTGACCGACAAGGATGTTATCGACATGCCGACGCTGCTTTACTTCGGCTATACCTACTGCCCGGATGTTTGCCCGCTCGACAGCGCGCGCAATGCCGAGGCGGTTGAGATCCTCGAAAAAAGCAACGAGATGGTGAAGCCGGTTTTTGTTTCAGTGGACCCTGAGCGGGACACGCCTGCGCTGCTGCGTGATTATACCGACAACCTCAGCCCGCGCTTTCTCGGGTTGACCGGATCGTCGGAGCAGGTGAAGGCGATCAGCAAGGCCTATCACACCTACTATTCGCGCCGGGAGGCGGAAGATGGCGACCCGGACTCGTATCTTTTCGACCACTCGACATCGAGTTATCTGGTGTTTCCGGGGGAAGGCACGGTGGCGATATTCTCTCGGAATGTGGAGCCGCAAGCCATGGCTGACGAAATTGGCTGCTATCTTGAAGCGCGCTGA
- a CDS encoding ActR/PrrA/RegA family redox response regulator transcription factor: MAEDRLDIGEDKSLLIVDDDEPFLRRLAKAMEKRGFIVETADSVAAGKAIATARPPAFAVCDLRLEDGNGLDVVEVLREKRPDSRVVVLTGYGAIATAVAAVKIGATDYLSKPADANDITNALLAGDNELPPPPENPMSADRVRWEHIQRVYELCDRNVSETARRLNMHRRTLQRILAKRSPR, translated from the coding sequence GTGGCAGAAGACCGTCTCGATATTGGCGAAGATAAATCGCTGCTCATCGTTGATGATGATGAGCCGTTCCTGCGTCGGCTTGCCAAGGCCATGGAAAAGCGTGGTTTTATCGTGGAAACCGCAGATTCGGTTGCGGCTGGCAAAGCGATTGCAACGGCCCGGCCTCCGGCTTTTGCGGTTTGCGATCTGCGGCTGGAGGATGGCAACGGACTCGACGTGGTGGAGGTGCTGCGCGAGAAGCGGCCCGACAGCCGTGTGGTCGTGTTGACCGGGTACGGGGCGATAGCGACGGCGGTGGCGGCGGTGAAAATCGGGGCGACGGATTATCTTTCCAAGCCGGCGGACGCCAATGACATCACCAATGCGCTGTTGGCGGGGGACAATGAATTGCCGCCGCCACCGGAAAACCCGATGAGCGCGGATCGGGTGCGTTGGGAGCATATTCAGCGGGTTTATGAGCTGTGTGACCGCAATGTTTCTGAGACGGCGCGGCGGCTTAATATGCATCGTCGCACGTTGCAGCGTATTCTGGCAAAACGCAGCCCGCGGTAG
- a CDS encoding glycosyltransferase family 61 protein, with protein sequence MGRNDPATAPDPLGGWSCTVKEIPDAFIVPPAVAAPELYCGVFTDAGKHVPRGATWLRGKPVTLPPETVPNVVRKLDGEWLWGGVIYGHFGHFLTESIARLWAVSERRERLSGVIFVDKYGRDAAAVPGFIFELFQHLIGDLPVMILNDCTQVTHLHVPGQGFGLGHMSTGTRAFRRFISDDFARGVKPEGPERLFITRSQLGQGGQGLVGEAIFDDRMARAGYEIFAPETHDLTTQIARYRAAKMVVGLDGSAFHLFGLVAQKEQKVGVILRREKIRSRGMRTQLEAFAGRPPHVIDALGGKAEIDDFTLIKIGAQLKKAGLIGAGVNWGALTAEEREFIAVEAKG encoded by the coding sequence GTGGGCAGAAACGACCCGGCTACCGCGCCTGACCCGTTGGGCGGGTGGTCTTGCACAGTCAAGGAAATTCCCGATGCATTCATTGTGCCGCCTGCGGTGGCGGCGCCGGAACTCTATTGCGGGGTGTTTACCGATGCTGGAAAACATGTGCCGCGCGGCGCGACGTGGCTGCGGGGAAAGCCGGTTACATTACCGCCTGAGACAGTGCCGAACGTGGTGCGCAAGCTTGACGGTGAATGGCTTTGGGGTGGGGTCATCTATGGCCATTTCGGGCATTTCCTGACCGAATCCATTGCCCGGCTTTGGGCCGTGTCGGAGCGGCGTGAGCGGCTGAGCGGTGTGATTTTTGTTGATAAGTATGGCCGCGATGCAGCGGCTGTGCCGGGCTTTATTTTTGAACTTTTCCAGCACCTTATCGGAGACTTGCCGGTGATGATCCTGAATGATTGCACGCAGGTTACGCATTTGCACGTGCCGGGGCAGGGATTTGGGCTTGGGCATATGTCGACGGGTACGCGGGCCTTTCGCCGGTTCATTTCCGACGACTTTGCGAGGGGTGTGAAGCCGGAGGGGCCGGAGCGGCTTTTCATTACCCGCTCGCAGCTTGGTCAGGGAGGGCAAGGCCTTGTTGGTGAAGCAATTTTCGACGACCGAATGGCGCGTGCGGGGTATGAGATTTTTGCCCCGGAGACGCATGACTTAACGACCCAGATTGCGCGTTACAGAGCCGCGAAAATGGTTGTTGGGCTGGATGGATCGGCGTTTCATCTGTTTGGCCTGGTGGCGCAGAAAGAGCAGAAGGTGGGGGTGATCCTGCGGCGGGAAAAGATCCGCAGTCGGGGGATGCGCACACAGCTTGAGGCCTTTGCAGGAAGGCCGCCGCATGTGATTGACGCGCTGGGCGGCAAGGCAGAGATCGACGATTTCACGCTGATAAAGATCGGGGCGCAGTTGAAGAAAGCGGGGCTGATCGGGGCGGGGGTGAATTGGGGCGCTCTGACGGCAGAAGAACGCGAATTCATCGCCGTCGAGGCAAAAGGTTAA
- a CDS encoding PAS-domain containing protein yields MVQNAETGRAQWFRVTKSRAGDRAMLNFALDINPVIEAEMAQRRFVQTLTKTFAQLSTGLAIFNRDRQLALFNPALIDLLILPAEFLSARPTLNTFFDRLRESRMMPDRKDYANWRQQIADLVIASVDGNYQETWSLPSGLTYRVTGRPHPDGAIALLFEDISAEISLTRRFRAQLNLGQSVIDTLDEAIAVFSSNGALRLSNAAFRSLWKLDSNNSFAEMSIRDALRQWKALAHPSPFWAELRGYMASNRDRSEWFSDVEMKSGAKLECRVAPLAGTATLLSFRLRPILEAQAQPAVEEPS; encoded by the coding sequence ATGGTTCAAAACGCTGAAACCGGGCGCGCGCAATGGTTTCGTGTTACCAAATCGCGCGCGGGCGACCGTGCGATGTTGAATTTTGCCCTCGATATTAACCCTGTAATCGAAGCAGAAATGGCGCAGCGCAGATTTGTTCAGACTCTCACAAAAACCTTTGCCCAACTTTCCACCGGACTGGCCATATTCAATCGTGACAGGCAGCTTGCGCTGTTCAATCCGGCATTGATCGACCTTTTGATCTTGCCTGCCGAGTTCCTGTCAGCCCGCCCCACGCTTAACACCTTCTTTGACCGGTTGCGCGAAAGCCGAATGATGCCTGACCGCAAGGATTACGCGAACTGGCGCCAGCAGATTGCCGATCTTGTCATTGCATCTGTCGATGGCAATTATCAGGAAACTTGGTCCTTACCTTCAGGATTGACATATCGCGTTACCGGCCGGCCTCATCCCGATGGGGCAATCGCCCTGCTTTTCGAAGATATCAGTGCAGAGATTTCGCTGACCCGCCGCTTCCGGGCGCAACTCAATCTCGGCCAGTCGGTGATCGACACGCTTGACGAAGCTATTGCCGTGTTTTCCTCAAACGGTGCGCTCAGACTGTCGAACGCCGCCTTCCGTTCCCTTTGGAAGCTGGACTCAAACAACAGCTTTGCCGAAATGTCGATTCGCGACGCACTTCGCCAGTGGAAGGCGTTGGCGCATCCCAGCCCCTTCTGGGCCGAACTGCGCGGCTACATGGCCAGCAATCGTGACCGCTCCGAATGGTTCTCAGATGTCGAGATGAAAAGCGGTGCCAAGCTCGAATGTCGCGTTGCCCCGTTGGCAGGTACGGCGACACTTCTGAGCTTCCGGCTGCGCCCGATCCTTGAAGCCCAGGCACAGCCCGCTGTGGAAGAACCAAGCTAG
- a CDS encoding YciI family protein produces MLVALIAHDKPGALSIRTENRTAHLAYIEKTGCVTLAGPFIEDGNMAGSLVILDVENMAAANDWATNDPYAKAGLFSSVEITEWKRVIG; encoded by the coding sequence ATGCTCGTCGCTCTTATCGCCCATGACAAACCCGGTGCCCTCTCCATCCGCACCGAAAATCGCACCGCGCATCTGGCGTATATCGAAAAAACCGGCTGCGTGACGCTGGCCGGGCCATTTATCGAAGATGGCAACATGGCAGGTTCTCTGGTGATCCTCGATGTCGAAAACATGGCGGCGGCGAACGACTGGGCCACCAACGATCCCTATGCCAAGGCCGGGCTGTTCTCCTCTGTTGAGATAACCGAATGGAAGAGAGTCATCGGCTGA
- a CDS encoding phosphotransferase, whose protein sequence is MPPRKELIDAFLSRIGWAEAVRAPLAGDASNRRYERLHHPAHDPAVLMDAPPEKGEDIRPFIHIAEHLTSLGLSAPRIIARDEEHGFLLLEDLGDDLFARVIPKHPSLEIPLYETATDALLKLHRAALPDGLAPYSPPVMAELAALAFDWYLGQTIGPNPQARSAFMTAFEPLLTTHAGEQSVLVQRDYHAENLLWLPDRAGAARVGLLDFQDAMTGHPAYDLVSLLQDARRDVPPAIEAAMITRYLEHSSKDRDSFTTAYAVLGVQRNLRILGVFARLCLRDGKPHYVDLIPRVWDLLQRDLDHPALIPIAAILRKALPAPSATFLRELKSRCGTIQTP, encoded by the coding sequence ATGCCGCCGCGTAAGGAACTGATCGACGCCTTTCTCTCCCGTATTGGCTGGGCCGAAGCCGTCCGCGCCCCACTTGCGGGAGATGCCTCAAATCGACGCTATGAACGTCTTCACCATCCCGCTCACGACCCCGCCGTTCTGATGGACGCGCCGCCGGAAAAGGGCGAAGATATTCGTCCCTTTATCCATATCGCCGAACACCTCACCTCTCTCGGCTTGTCCGCCCCGCGCATCATTGCGCGCGATGAGGAACACGGCTTTCTGCTGCTCGAAGATCTGGGCGACGATCTCTTCGCCCGCGTCATCCCAAAGCACCCTAGCCTTGAAATACCGCTCTACGAAACGGCAACCGATGCACTTCTCAAACTGCACCGCGCCGCTTTGCCCGATGGTCTTGCACCTTATTCACCACCAGTGATGGCAGAATTGGCGGCATTGGCGTTCGATTGGTATCTCGGCCAAACTATCGGCCCAAACCCGCAAGCCCGCTCTGCATTCATGACCGCTTTCGAGCCGCTCCTGACCACCCATGCCGGTGAACAGTCCGTGCTTGTCCAGCGCGATTATCATGCCGAAAATCTTCTATGGTTGCCGGATCGCGCCGGTGCCGCCCGTGTTGGCCTGCTGGATTTCCAAGACGCGATGACCGGCCACCCCGCCTACGACCTTGTCTCGCTTTTGCAGGATGCCCGCCGCGACGTGCCGCCGGCCATCGAGGCGGCAATGATCACCCGTTATCTTGAGCACTCCAGCAAAGATAGAGACAGTTTCACCACAGCCTATGCGGTTTTGGGCGTGCAGCGGAACCTGCGCATCCTTGGTGTTTTTGCCCGGCTCTGCCTGCGCGACGGCAAGCCGCATTACGTCGATCTCATCCCCCGTGTCTGGGATCTGCTTCAACGTGACCTTGATCATCCCGCCCTTATCCCCATTGCGGCAATATTGCGAAAGGCGCTACCTGCGCCAAGCGCCACCTTCTTACGCGAGCTAAAATCCAGATGCGGCACGATCCAGACGCCATAA
- the tsaE gene encoding tRNA (adenosine(37)-N6)-threonylcarbamoyltransferase complex ATPase subunit type 1 TsaE has translation MPPAPITLTLQSPEETAALAVRFGRIVQPGDVLLLSGGIGAGKTHFARALIQSLQDNFEDVPSPTFTLVQIYETRAGTLWHTDLYRLSHPDEVVELGLTDVFETAVCLIEWPDRLGPLAPENALTLAFDLADEEGTRYITLSWKTANWDVRLEEITNAAA, from the coding sequence ATGCCGCCCGCCCCTATCACACTCACGCTTCAGTCACCCGAAGAAACCGCCGCACTGGCGGTGCGGTTTGGCAGAATCGTTCAGCCCGGAGACGTATTGCTGCTTTCCGGTGGAATTGGCGCAGGCAAAACTCACTTCGCCCGCGCACTGATTCAATCGCTTCAGGACAACTTCGAAGATGTGCCATCACCCACCTTTACGCTGGTGCAGATTTACGAAACCCGTGCAGGCACACTTTGGCACACTGATCTCTACCGGCTCTCCCATCCGGACGAGGTGGTTGAACTTGGCCTGACCGACGTTTTTGAAACCGCAGTCTGCCTCATCGAATGGCCTGATCGTCTGGGCCCGCTTGCTCCGGAAAATGCGCTGACCCTCGCCTTCGATCTGGCTGATGAGGAAGGCACCCGGTATATCACCCTCTCTTGGAAAACCGCCAATTGGGACGTGCGGCTTGAGGAAATTACCAATGCCGCCGCGTAA
- a CDS encoding 2-dehydropantoate 2-reductase N-terminal domain-containing protein, whose amino-acid sequence MRIIVFGVGAVGGAVAAALEGNGVPVIGIARGRQLEAVLARGLRLRSPVYDRVSRFECVSNPAEIAFQADDMILLCMKTQDTEAALEQLRAAGVREQPIFCVQNGVANERIALRRFANVHGVTVMLPASFLEPGEVAAFCEPKFGVFDIGRYPHGLDADDARLVAAFDGSMIAGFENADVMASKYSKLLFNLGNILQAAVGREVDTKPISERLRAEAKTVFRTAGISLAWGDAGDTDPARADLMRWGDLPTDITRVGGSTAQSLARGAGSVETDYMNGEISLLGRLHGVPTPLNDAMCDLGARLVHQNAVPGAMTIDDLHRLLPAD is encoded by the coding sequence ATGCGCATCATCGTCTTCGGAGTTGGTGCCGTTGGTGGTGCTGTAGCGGCGGCGCTTGAGGGCAATGGCGTTCCTGTGATCGGGATTGCGCGCGGCAGGCAGCTTGAGGCGGTATTGGCGCGCGGGCTGCGGCTTCGCTCGCCGGTTTATGACCGGGTTTCGCGGTTTGAGTGTGTCTCTAATCCTGCGGAAATCGCGTTTCAGGCTGATGATATGATCCTGCTGTGCATGAAGACGCAGGACACCGAAGCGGCGCTGGAGCAGTTGCGTGCCGCCGGGGTGCGCGAGCAGCCGATCTTCTGTGTGCAAAACGGCGTGGCCAATGAACGTATCGCGCTTAGGCGGTTTGCCAACGTGCATGGCGTCACGGTGATGTTGCCCGCAAGCTTTCTGGAACCGGGCGAGGTGGCGGCGTTTTGCGAGCCGAAATTCGGGGTTTTCGATATCGGGCGCTATCCGCATGGGCTTGATGCTGACGATGCGCGGCTGGTGGCGGCGTTTGACGGCTCGATGATCGCCGGATTCGAGAATGCCGATGTGATGGCGTCGAAATACAGCAAGCTTCTGTTCAATCTTGGCAACATCCTGCAAGCGGCGGTGGGCCGGGAGGTGGACACCAAGCCGATTTCCGAGCGGTTGCGCGCGGAGGCGAAGACGGTGTTTCGGACCGCCGGGATCAGTTTGGCATGGGGGGATGCGGGAGACACCGACCCGGCGCGTGCGGATTTGATGCGCTGGGGGGATTTGCCGACCGATATTACCCGGGTTGGTGGCTCTACTGCACAAAGTCTGGCGCGTGGCGCGGGCTCGGTTGAGACGGATTATATGAACGGGGAGATTTCCCTGCTTGGCCGGTTGCACGGAGTGCCGACGCCACTCAACGATGCGATGTGTGATCTGGGTGCCAGATTAGTGCATCAGAACGCGGTGCCGGGTGCGATGACGATTGATGATCTGCACCGCCTGTTGCCTGCCGATTGA